A section of the Drosophila sechellia strain sech25 chromosome 3L, ASM438219v1, whole genome shotgun sequence genome encodes:
- the LOC6605756 gene encoding endoplasmic reticulum-Golgi intermediate compartment protein 3, protein MKFADVLRRLDAYPRTLDDFSVRTVGGAAVTIISTSIISLLIFLEVLNYMQPTLNEELFVDTTRGHKLRINLDVTLHNLACNYISLDAMDSSGDTHLRVDHDVFKHRLDLNGEPLKETPIKEIVAVSPPNKNVTCGSCYGAEHNATHCCNTCEDVLDAYRLRKWTVAVDKIEQCKGKYKRSDEDAFKEGCRIQGHLEVNRMAGSFHFAPGKSFSIRQFHIHDFQFSNVKLSHTINHLSFGEKIEFAKTHPLDGLRVDVAETKSEMFNYYLKIVPTLYMRGNSDGEPIYTNQFSVTRYRKDLSDRERGMPGIFFSYELSPLMVKYAEKHSSFGHFATNCCSIIGGVFTVAGILAVLLNNSWEAIQRKLEVGKLS, encoded by the exons ATGAAGTTCGCCGACGTGCTCCGTCGCCTGGACGCCTATCCCCGCACACTGGATGACTTTAGCGTTCGCACAGTAGGCGGCGCCGCAG TTACAATTATCAGTACCAGCATTATAAGCCTACTGATCTTCCTAGAGGTGCTCAACTACATGCAGCCAACCCTAAATGAAGAACTCTTCGTGGACACCACTCGTGGTCACAAGTTGAGAATAAATCTGGACGTGACTCTGCATAATCTGGCGTGCAACTACATCTCATTGGATGCAATGGATTCATCCGGCGACACACACTTGAGGGTGGACCACGATGTCTTCAAGCACCGGCTGGATCTCAATGGCGAGCCCCTCAAGGAGACGCCCATCAAGGAAATCGTTGCAGTTTCACCGCCCAATAAGAATGTCACCTGCGGCAGTTGCTACGGAGCGGAGCACAATGCTACACA TTGCTGCAACACGTGCGAGGATGTTCTCGATGCCTACCGGCTGCGCAAATGGACTGTGGCCGTGGACAAGATCGAGCAATGCAAGGGCAAGTACAAACGCAGCGACGAGGACGCCTTCAAGGAGGGCTGTCGCATCCAGGGCCACTTGGAAGTGAACCGCATGGCAGGCAGCTTTCACTTTGCACCCGGCAAGAGCTTCTCCATCCGCCAGTTCCACATCCACGACTTTCAGTTCAGCAATGTGAAGCTATCGCACACAATCAATCACCTATCGTTCGGCGAGAAGATAGAGTTCGCCAAGACGCATCCCTTGGATGGACTGCGAGTGGACGTGGCTG AaaccaaaagtgaaatgttcaattactatttaaaaattgttcccACATTATATATGAGAGGAAACAGCGACGGCGAGCCCATATACACGAATCAGTTCTCCGTCACGCGATACCGGAAAGATCTTTCAGATCGCGAACGTGGAATGCCGGGCATATTCTTCAGCTACGAGCTCTCGCCGCTGATGGTGAAATATGCGGAGAAGCACAG CTCATTTGGCCACTTCGCCACGAATTGCTGTTCCATCATCGGAGGCGTGTTCACGGTGGCCGGCATTCTCGCCGTGCTGCTGAACAACTCGTGGGAGGCCATTCAGCGGAAACTGGAAGTGGGCAAGCTCAGCTAA
- the LOC6605757 gene encoding reactive oxygen species modulator 1, with translation MPLPTSSFSQQGPTCFDKMKTGFIIGFCVGMASGAVFGGFSALRYGLRGRELINNVGKTMVQGGGTFGTFMAIGTGIRC, from the exons ATGCCTCTGCCTACGAGCTCATTTTCCCAGCAGGGACCAACGTGCTTCGATAAAATGAAGACGGGCTTCATCATCGGATTCTGCGTGGGCATGGCCAGCGGTGCAGTCTTTGGCGGGTTCTCGGCACTCAG ATACGGATTACGCGGCCGGGAGCTGATCAACAACGTGGGCAAGACCATGGTCCAGGGCGGCGGAACCTTTGGCACCTTTATGGCCATCGGCACGGGGATTCGCTGCTGA
- the LOC6605755 gene encoding U4/U6 small nuclear ribonucleoprotein Prp31 → MSLADELLADLEEDNDNEVEEEDSEMASAEDEKLLAEKLAKPAPNLMDVDVTVQSVRELCKLRDSERLKNTLQQIEHYASRQRTAAEMLGSVESDPEYCLIVDANAIAVDIDNEISIVHKFTKEKYQKRFPELDSLIVGEIEYLLAVKELGNDLDQVKSNEKLQAILTQATIMIVSVTASTTQGTMLTPAEKAKIDEACEMAIELNNFKSKIYEYVESRMTFIAPNLSMIVGASTAAKLLGIAGGLSKLSKMPACNVQVLGAQKKTLSGFSQTQMLPHTGYVYYSQIVQDTAPDLRRKAARLVAAKSVLAARVDACHESVHGEIGLRFKEDVEKKLDKLQEPPPVKFIKPLPKPIEGSKKKRGGKRVRKMKERYALTEFRKQANRMNFGDIEEDAYQGDLGYSRGTIGKTGTGRIRLPQVDEKTKVRISKTLHKNLQKQQVYGGNTTVKRQISGTASSVAFTPLQGLEIVNPQAAERSQTEANAKYFSNTSGFMSVGQRTT, encoded by the exons ATGTCGCTAGCCGATGAGCTTTTAGCCGATCTCGAAGAAGACAATGACAAtgaggtggaggaggaggattcGGAGATGGCCAGTGCCGAGGACGAGAAA TTGCTGGCGGAGAAGCTGGCCAAGCCGGCTCCCAATCTGATGGACGTGGACGTAACCGTGCAGTCGGTGCGAGAACTGTGCAAACTACGGGACTCTGAGCGCCTGAAGAACACACTGCAGCAGATCGAGCACTATGCCAGTCgccagagaactgcagccgAAATGCTGGGATCCGTGGAATCCGATCCGGAGTACTGCCTCATCGTGGACGCGAATGCCATTGCCGTGGACATTGACAACGAGATCTCCATTGTGCACAAGTTCACCAAGGAGAAGTATCAGAAGCGATTCCCCGAATTGGACTCCCTGATTGTGGGCGAAATTGAGTACTTGCTGGCTGTCAAGGAGCTGGGCAATGATCTGGACCAGGTCAAAAGCAACGAGAAGCTGCAGGCTATCCTCACGCAGGCCACCATTATGATTGTATCCGTAACAGCGTCCACCACACAGGG AACCATGCTGACTCCGGCGGAGAAGGCTAAGATCGACGAGGCCTGCGAAATGGCCATCGAGCTGAACAACTTCAAGTCCAAGATCTACGAGTATGTGGAGAGTCGCATGACCTTCATAGCACCAAATCTTTCCATGATTGTTGGAGCATCGACGGCAGCTAAACTCTTGGGCATAGCTGGTGGTCTTTCCAAACTATCCAAAATGCCGGCCTGCAATGTTCAGGTGTTGGGTGCACAGAAGAAAACCCTCTCGGGCTTCTCACAAACGCAGATGTTGCCGCACACTGGCTACGTGTACTACTCCCAGATTGTGCAGGATACAGCGCCAGATCTGCGACGCAAGGCAGCTCGCTTGGTGGCCGCCAAGTCCGTGCTGGCTGCTCGTGTGGATGCCTGTCATGAGAGTGTCCACGGGGAGATTGGACTGCGTTTCAAGGAGGATGTGGAGAAGAAGCTGGACAAGCTGCAGGAGCCGCCGCCGGTGAAGTTCATAAAGCCACTACCCAAACCAATCGAGGGAAGCAAGAAGAAGCGAGGAGGCAAACGAGTGCGCAAGATGAAGGAACGATACGCGCTGACAGAGTTCCGCAAGCAAGCGAACCGCATGAATTTCGGAGAC ATCGAAGAGGATGCCTACCAAGGAGATCTGGGCTATTCACGCGGCACCATCGGTAAAACTGGCACTGGCCGCATCCGATTGCCCCAGGTGGATGAGAAGACCAAGGTGCGCATTAGCAAAACGTTGCACAAGAATCTGCAGAAGCAGCAGGTGTACGGCGGCAACACTACTGTCAAACGCCAAATTTCCGGAACAGCATCCAGTGTGGCCTTTACGCCACTGCAAGGTCTGGAGATTGTGAATCCCCAGGCGGCGGAGCGTTCGCAGACGGAGGCCAATGCCAAATACTTTTCAAACACCTCTGGATTCATGTCAGTGGGACAGCGGACGACTTAA